The Anaplasmataceae bacterium AB001_6 genome has a segment encoding these proteins:
- a CDS encoding DUF2460 domain-containing protein, which produces MFLEIRFPEDISFGAIGGPNFNTNIEQTAAGYEARFINWLEPKIYYNVSHGIKTKDQIDQIISFFYVTQGRANGFRFKDWMDYKIPKQVISKAPSSGMQIYKNYTFNQQTFKRPIKKIVPNTEIVYSNDIPLESTQYTIDYNNGLLVTEEGGEISIECEFDIPVRFASDDLKIGLDNPGIYVAKNIILHEIIE; this is translated from the coding sequence ATGTTCTTAGAAATTAGATTCCCTGAAGATATATCATTTGGTGCAATTGGTGGACCAAATTTTAATACTAACATAGAACAAACGGCTGCAGGCTATGAAGCACGTTTTATAAATTGGCTAGAACCAAAAATCTACTACAATGTGAGTCACGGCATAAAAACAAAAGATCAAATAGATCAAATTATATCCTTCTTTTATGTCACACAGGGCAGAGCAAATGGCTTTAGATTTAAAGATTGGATGGATTATAAAATACCTAAACAAGTTATTTCTAAGGCGCCCAGCTCTGGCATGCAGATATATAAAAACTATACATTTAATCAACAAACATTCAAAAGACCAATAAAGAAAATAGTCCCAAATACAGAAATAGTATATTCAAATGATATACCATTAGAGAGTACACAATATACAATAGATTATAATAATGGTTTGCTCGTCACAGAAGAAGGAGGAGAGATAAGTATAGAATGCGAATTTGATATCCCCGTAAGATTTGCATCAGATGATCTGAAAATAGGGTTAGATAACCCAGGAATCTACGTAGCTAAAAATATCATATTACACGAAATAATAGAGTAA
- the folK gene encoding 2-amino-4-hydroxy-6-hydroxymethyldihydropteridine diphosphokinase has translation MSAESGVKYKFVVLSLGSNIEPRDYYINYAINNISLHDKKISKMHETEPLLPEKSMELDSSWYEKFVNCVLCGFTEQNLESFFSLCCSIEKNCQRVRKYKFAPRTLDIDILFWNNQIIDSAYLTIPHYDLHNRKFVIEPLMEILPDYVHPKLNKTIRQIYEDLI, from the coding sequence GTGTCTGCTGAAAGTGGTGTGAAATATAAGTTTGTGGTTCTATCTTTGGGGTCAAATATTGAACCTCGTGACTATTACATAAACTATGCAATAAACAATATTAGTTTGCATGATAAGAAAATCTCAAAAATGCACGAGACAGAACCATTGTTGCCTGAAAAATCCATGGAATTGGACAGCAGTTGGTATGAAAAATTTGTTAATTGTGTTCTTTGTGGCTTTACTGAGCAGAACTTAGAGTCCTTTTTCTCTCTATGCTGTTCTATAGAAAAAAATTGTCAGAGAGTTCGAAAATATAAATTTGCTCCAAGAACTCTAGATATTGATATTCTGTTTTGGAATAATCAGATAATAGATAGTGCCTATTTGACCATTCCGCATTATGATTTACACAATAGAAAGTTTGTTATCGAACCACTTATGGAGATATTACCAGACTATGTGCATCCAAAATTAAACAAAACAATAAGACAAATATATGAGGATTTAATATGA
- the folP gene encoding dihydropteroate synthase — translation MKICGIINITPDSFSGDGLLDHSAVLSKVEEMINDGADIIDVGAQATNPFVKNDVDPIKEKKRLWGVLPKIVEIANKSSVMVSIDSYNSAVIQYALESGVHIINDQKGLQDPAVIDLLLANINNIHKIIFMHSVAVPADLDVILSENEDVLNYLKSWAEDRIKYLTEIGFDKQKLVFDPGIGFATTVLQARHIIKNAYFFKQLGVELYIGCSRKRFIEEESIDVKDRITLGISGYLYSQGVDYLRVHEIKNHRKLINLLENKEYKHIIT, via the coding sequence ATGAAAATATGTGGAATTATCAATATTACCCCTGATTCTTTTTCTGGTGATGGCTTATTAGATCATTCTGCTGTTCTCAGCAAAGTTGAAGAGATGATTAATGATGGAGCAGATATAATAGATGTTGGTGCACAGGCTACTAATCCTTTTGTTAAAAATGATGTTGATCCGATAAAGGAGAAAAAAAGACTATGGGGTGTATTACCTAAGATAGTGGAAATAGCTAATAAATCTTCAGTGATGGTTTCTATTGATAGTTATAATAGTGCTGTTATCCAATACGCATTGGAAAGTGGAGTGCATATTATCAACGATCAAAAAGGTTTACAAGATCCAGCAGTTATCGATCTATTATTGGCAAACATTAACAATATACATAAAATAATTTTTATGCATAGTGTGGCTGTGCCGGCGGATCTTGATGTTATTCTCTCAGAGAATGAAGACGTGTTGAATTATCTAAAATCGTGGGCAGAAGACCGAATAAAATATCTAACAGAAATTGGTTTTGATAAGCAAAAGTTAGTTTTTGATCCAGGAATAGGGTTTGCAACCACAGTGCTTCAAGCTAGACATATAATAAAGAATGCTTATTTCTTTAAACAGCTGGGGGTTGAATTATATATTGGGTGTAGCAGAAAAAGATTTATTGAAGAAGAATCTATCGATGTAAAAGACCGCATAACCCTAGGGATATCCGGATACCTTTATTCACAAGGTGTTGATTATCTGAGAGTGCATGAGATCAAAAATCATCGCAAACTCATCAATCTGTTAGAAAATAAAGAATATAAGCACATCATAACGTGA
- the dnaQ gene encoding DNA polymerase III subunit epsilon yields the protein MIKKRNIVLDTETTGLEISDGHRIIEIGCVELIDDKITGNHFHAYVNPERGISIENSKIHGITTDLVENKRRFAEIADDFLDFISDSVLIMHNAPFDMKFLNYELKKAKKKTISNERAVDTLEIARKNFPGEQASLNALCRKFNISLEARKMHGALIDSYLLAEVYFFLKSRSQVQNNLDFFAMEESLDNMESVNKNRICRRKRRNDDKYEEDQHKQFIKKNVINSIWYGKSS from the coding sequence ATGATAAAAAAGCGTAACATAGTCTTAGATACTGAGACTACGGGACTAGAAATTAGTGATGGTCATAGAATAATAGAGATAGGATGTGTTGAACTTATAGATGATAAAATAACTGGAAATCATTTCCATGCATACGTCAATCCTGAAAGGGGCATATCCATCGAAAATAGTAAGATTCATGGTATAACGACTGATTTGGTTGAAAACAAAAGAAGGTTTGCTGAAATAGCAGACGATTTTTTAGATTTTATATCTGATTCAGTGTTGATAATGCATAATGCACCTTTTGATATGAAGTTCTTAAACTATGAGCTAAAAAAAGCTAAAAAGAAAACAATATCAAATGAAAGGGCTGTTGATACATTAGAGATTGCCAGGAAGAATTTTCCTGGAGAGCAGGCCTCTTTAAATGCATTATGTAGAAAATTCAATATATCGCTGGAAGCAAGAAAAATGCATGGTGCGCTAATTGATTCTTACCTACTTGCTGAAGTTTATTTTTTTCTGAAAAGTAGGTCACAGGTACAAAATAACTTAGATTTTTTCGCTATGGAAGAAAGTCTAGATAACATGGAATCTGTAAATAAAAATAGAATCTGTAGAAGAAAAAGGCGCAATGATGATAAATATGAGGAGGATCAACATAAACAATTCATCAAAAAAAATGTAATAAATTCTATATGGTACGGAAAGAGCTCTTAG
- a CDS encoding zinc-finger domain-containing protein, translating into MKNDMKNVLVSSKIVRCNGQGTSHPVVYLNIERKSRIVCPYCGIVYLKSCCIDKQTVADDKKA; encoded by the coding sequence ATGAAAAATGATATGAAGAACGTGTTAGTATCTTCAAAAATTGTCAGATGTAATGGCCAAGGAACAAGTCATCCTGTTGTTTACCTAAATATAGAGAGAAAAAGTAGAATTGTCTGTCCTTATTGTGGTATTGTTTATCTAAAAAGTTGTTGTATAGATAAGCAAACAGTAGCAGATGATAAAAAAGCGTAA
- a CDS encoding nucleoside deaminase — translation MNNFMKLAIDIAKKAIVANEIPVGAVIVKDGEIISTANNESEKNNNAILHAELLAIQRACDYLNIKYLYGMDIYVTLEPCAMCSHAISLVRMRNIYFAVENPKSGGLYNGAKVLNHSLWKPDVYEGLCENEAKEIITNFFNEKRYRK, via the coding sequence ATGAATAATTTTATGAAGTTAGCGATAGATATTGCAAAAAAAGCTATAGTGGCAAATGAAATTCCGGTGGGAGCTGTTATTGTTAAAGATGGAGAGATTATTAGTACAGCAAATAATGAATCTGAAAAAAATAATAATGCAATATTGCACGCTGAATTATTAGCAATTCAAAGAGCGTGTGATTATTTAAATATTAAGTATCTTTATGGGATGGATATATATGTCACTCTCGAACCATGTGCAATGTGTTCTCATGCCATTTCTTTGGTGAGAATGCGTAATATCTATTTTGCAGTTGAGAATCCTAAGTCTGGAGGGTTATATAATGGAGCCAAGGTGTTGAACCATTCTTTGTGGAAGCCAGATGTCTATGAGGGCTTATGTGAAAATGAAGCAAAGGAAATCATAACAAATTTCTTCAATGAAAAAAGATATAGAAAATAA
- a CDS encoding ribonuclease D, with protein sequence MSIIIVRNDAELLDQCDKIKKSGTNYIALDTEFIRNKRVFIPKISTIQIEFLDNLILIDCMSSNLQCYDPLSEILSSKNILKLFFDYQQDLMALSNIIKIIPSPVVDVQRAFMLSSYNIHPVSYAGMVEKYFQIKIDKVEKRSNWTIRPLTDNQIEYAVTDVKYLNKLFRIVQLSLNQKNRLSWLYEDMDLLLNFSGSNHVENCLYHAVYADLSKIRREEASKLNFEPDTAVMSDINMMFMSKSMVDHNNYLSQIIKKSKINKNKLKSIMECYPYLIDKAHSNEESQIINFVKSYVKIICIRNDISFNVAIDRNHILYLAIVAKEKRIPIYNGWRKELFGTDIEECLSGKRSLFLEMSFEENNVVFGSKNNKVKN encoded by the coding sequence TTGTCCATCATAATAGTAAGAAATGATGCAGAATTACTGGATCAATGTGATAAAATAAAAAAATCTGGCACGAATTATATTGCGTTAGATACAGAATTCATACGCAATAAAAGAGTTTTTATCCCAAAAATATCAACGATACAAATAGAGTTTCTTGACAATCTTATTCTTATAGATTGTATGAGTAGTAATTTGCAGTGCTATGACCCTCTTTCTGAAATATTAAGCTCTAAAAATATACTCAAATTATTTTTTGACTATCAGCAAGATTTGATGGCATTATCGAACATCATAAAAATAATACCATCCCCTGTCGTTGATGTTCAAAGAGCATTTATGCTTAGCTCTTATAACATACATCCAGTAAGTTATGCTGGAATGGTGGAAAAGTATTTTCAGATTAAAATAGATAAAGTAGAAAAGAGAAGCAACTGGACCATCAGGCCACTAACCGATAATCAAATTGAATATGCAGTAACCGATGTAAAATATCTCAATAAATTGTTTAGAATAGTACAACTTTCTCTCAATCAGAAAAATAGGCTTTCTTGGCTTTATGAAGATATGGATCTATTGCTTAATTTCTCTGGAAGTAACCATGTTGAAAATTGTTTATATCATGCGGTATATGCAGATCTATCAAAAATCAGAAGAGAAGAGGCATCAAAATTAAATTTTGAGCCTGACACCGCAGTTATGAGTGATATTAATATGATGTTTATGTCTAAATCGATGGTAGATCACAATAACTATCTATCGCAAATAATAAAGAAGAGTAAGATCAACAAAAACAAATTAAAGTCAATAATGGAATGTTATCCATATCTCATCGATAAAGCTCATAGCAATGAAGAATCACAAATAATTAATTTTGTTAAATCTTATGTAAAAATAATTTGTATAAGAAACGATATTTCATTCAACGTTGCAATAGATAGGAATCACATATTATATCTGGCAATTGTAGCTAAAGAAAAAAGAATTCCAATATATAATGGATGGCGCAAAGAATTATTTGGAACAGATATAGAAGAATGTTTATCAGGGAAAAGGTCTTTATTTTTAGAAATGTCCTTTGAAGAAAATAATGTAGTATTTGGCTCTAAAAATAATAAGGTTAAGAATTAA
- a CDS encoding type III pantothenate kinase produces MQKKKFLAAIDIGNSNTKCAFFENEKTFYGRGQGMPELYVTKEPIGILGSDSAAISIIAETIGFLIRNKKIVPPHKDATIEEIMDFIAADLPWRAIGLPTNIPALNDFGYYIKDSAFKKETNSFRPHISEQLINLGKKGMIEDIFISSVVPYLNISFEKEIFNLVGIKPTFISSCMAGIKSNYSKQLGADRVANIKAANFLYPNEDIIIIDMGTATTIDIINTDNIFLGGMILPGPNLFRNSLSENTEVESYISEDNEEVISSREPEPGEVILKSISVNERKIDFSSTSLIGTDTSNAISNGIKYGYIAMIEELISKIFQEQKKDFKIIITGGHYNLTEELNLPTEPIADVNLTLMGIMCVYKYTKMRKHCHSPSK; encoded by the coding sequence ATGCAAAAAAAGAAGTTTTTAGCAGCAATTGATATAGGAAACAGCAACACCAAATGTGCTTTCTTTGAAAATGAAAAGACGTTCTATGGACGTGGCCAAGGAATGCCAGAGCTTTATGTCACGAAGGAGCCAATTGGGATACTTGGGAGTGATTCTGCGGCTATAAGTATAATAGCTGAAACAATAGGATTTCTTATAAGAAATAAAAAAATAGTTCCTCCGCATAAAGATGCAACTATAGAAGAGATAATGGATTTCATCGCAGCGGATCTCCCTTGGAGAGCTATTGGATTGCCCACTAATATACCTGCACTAAATGATTTTGGATATTATATTAAAGATTCGGCATTCAAAAAAGAAACAAATTCTTTTAGACCACATATTAGCGAACAATTAATAAATCTGGGGAAAAAAGGTATGATTGAAGATATTTTCATATCCAGTGTTGTACCATATTTAAACATTTCTTTTGAAAAGGAAATATTTAATTTAGTTGGGATTAAACCAACATTTATTTCTTCATGTATGGCTGGGATAAAAAGTAACTACTCAAAACAGCTTGGAGCAGATAGAGTAGCCAATATAAAGGCTGCCAACTTTTTATATCCCAACGAAGATATCATAATCATTGATATGGGTACTGCAACTACAATAGATATTATCAATACAGATAACATATTCTTGGGAGGGATGATATTACCAGGGCCTAATCTTTTTAGAAATTCTTTGAGCGAGAATACAGAAGTGGAATCATATATATCTGAAGATAATGAAGAAGTAATATCATCTAGAGAACCTGAACCAGGAGAGGTGATATTAAAATCTATATCGGTAAATGAACGGAAGATTGATTTTTCATCGACTAGCTTAATTGGCACTGACACATCTAATGCAATTTCTAATGGCATAAAGTATGGATATATTGCAATGATTGAAGAATTGATATCTAAAATTTTTCAAGAACAGAAAAAAGATTTTAAAATTATTATAACGGGAGGGCACTATAACTTAACAGAAGAATTAAATCTCCCAACAGAACCAATAGCAGATGTCAACCTGACACTAATGGGTATCATGTGTGTGTATAAATATACAAAAATGAGAAAACATTGTCATTCACCTAGCAAGTGA
- a CDS encoding quinone-dependent dihydroorotate dehydrogenase → MLCVYFVLSELFHKLILLNINPEISHNIATKFLASGFVSIKNPYENKILSTECLDQTFKNPIGLAAGFDKNAECLSSLKRLGFGFLEVGTATKFPQEGNKKPRLFRLKEDYAIINRMGFNNKGINNLLENIKKNKINIPLGINIGKNRDSADSIADYVDLFTVVHSLCNYVVLNISSPNTVGLRDMQKNETLSSLLEAVLNKKNELQSKTKVVLKVSPDIDEKEINNIASVSLAKGIDALIVSNTTVTNRENLKSIYRNEQGGLSGAPLNDLNLKLTEDFYNATHGNIPIISCGGITNAQDVLNRIKKGATIIQLYSAIIYHGFKVVEDIKKELAQMLQAEGVKNIKEIVGCECKKRSF, encoded by the coding sequence ATCCTTTGCGTTTATTTTGTGCTTTCTGAATTATTCCATAAATTGATATTGCTTAACATCAACCCTGAAATTTCTCATAATATTGCAACTAAGTTTTTGGCCTCGGGTTTTGTGTCTATAAAAAATCCTTATGAAAATAAAATACTGAGCACCGAATGTCTGGATCAAACATTCAAGAATCCAATTGGATTAGCCGCTGGTTTTGATAAAAATGCTGAATGTTTATCTTCTTTAAAAAGGTTAGGTTTTGGCTTCTTAGAGGTAGGGACAGCAACAAAATTCCCACAGGAAGGAAACAAAAAACCAAGACTATTTAGATTAAAAGAAGATTATGCAATTATCAATCGGATGGGTTTTAATAACAAAGGTATAAATAACCTGCTTGAAAATATCAAGAAGAATAAGATAAACATTCCCTTGGGTATAAACATAGGAAAAAATCGTGACAGTGCAGATAGTATTGCTGATTACGTAGATCTATTTACCGTAGTACATTCTCTGTGTAATTATGTAGTGCTTAATATATCTTCGCCTAACACAGTGGGTTTGCGAGACATGCAAAAAAATGAAACTCTCTCATCTTTGCTGGAAGCTGTATTAAATAAAAAAAATGAATTACAATCCAAAACGAAAGTCGTTCTTAAGGTATCCCCTGATATAGATGAGAAAGAAATAAACAATATAGCATCTGTGTCTTTGGCAAAAGGAATAGATGCACTGATTGTTTCTAACACCACGGTTACAAATCGTGAAAATCTAAAAAGCATCTATCGGAACGAACAAGGGGGGTTAAGTGGTGCTCCATTAAATGATTTGAATCTAAAATTGACAGAAGATTTCTATAACGCAACGCATGGGAATATCCCGATAATTAGCTGTGGAGGAATAACAAATGCACAAGACGTATTAAACCGTATAAAGAAGGGGGCAACAATTATTCAATTGTATTCGGCGATTATATATCACGGATTCAAAGTTGTAGAAGATATAAAAAAAGAATTAGCACAAATGCTGCAAGCAGAAGGAGTAAAAAATATTAAGGAAATAGTAGGTTGTGAATGCAAAAAAAGAAGTTTTTAG
- the polA gene encoding DNA polymerase I: protein MSKNLFIFDAYNFLFRAYYALPNLCTGDEINVGAIHGFLNMLTKYLADNPDYVIIASDSGSKTFRSDIYELYKMNRGEVAEDLVPQFDILVESMMAFDINFVRVMGYEADDIIASYVDKMQDFDIEIKIFSSDKDLLQLMQYANVTVYDPVKDQVITEDYVLNKFGVKSDKLLDVMSLIGDQSDNIPGVKGIGVKTAAKLINEYGTLDNLLTNTEGITNPRFRNMIMQNKESAILSRELITLHKELDLNISIDDMKYLKPDFKKVSHFLRRYELNSIMTKMKNNGFFDYIDSTDSILHKETLQNIKDFSIRSGKITIVESEGEIVVCTLSGSVFYLNSDSEIDEFLAPILADRSVLKIFIDAKTFLKRFHIVSFVDLQIMAFCCDSIVRNLQRIISDFCDNTVPDDKDKLSFLLFKIFDNIKNILQKNQTLHIYHKIDGALIELVTLMEIKGIKLDVNKIKELSDELTSKISVVEKDIFKTVGREFLIGSVKQLGEALFVDLNLPKSKKLKSGVYSTDADTLEKLAHEGYEIAGLVLKWRHFSKLRNTYTDSLVKHVSPTTGRIHANFNINGAATGRMSSNNPNMQNIPVGDRVREAFIAESGKIFLTADYSQIELRLLAYIADIKELKAALEQGIDIHKVTASSVFGIPIDEVTKEYRNKAKAINFGIIYGITPFGLAKNVGITQAEAVQYIDNYFATYPGIKRYMNNARIGIKMRDYAQTYYGRRCNFSYSLGDKGYIANNISGLIERFAINAPIQGTAADIIKKAMIEVAHHDLLRNSLVLQVHDELVFEFANDNLLDKAKLIKDIMKNASEFPLEIDCKMGNNLGKLEEFALE, encoded by the coding sequence ATGTCAAAAAATCTATTCATATTTGATGCTTATAATTTTCTTTTCCGTGCCTACTATGCTTTGCCTAATTTGTGCACAGGAGATGAAATAAATGTTGGAGCAATCCACGGATTTTTGAATATGCTAACCAAATATCTTGCTGATAATCCAGATTATGTAATTATAGCAAGTGATTCTGGTAGTAAAACATTTCGCTCTGATATATATGAACTATATAAGATGAACAGAGGAGAAGTGGCAGAAGATTTAGTTCCGCAATTTGATATTCTTGTTGAATCTATGATGGCTTTTGATATTAATTTTGTAAGGGTTATGGGTTATGAAGCTGATGATATCATTGCTTCTTATGTTGATAAAATGCAAGATTTTGATATTGAGATTAAAATCTTTTCTTCTGATAAAGACCTATTACAGTTAATGCAATATGCAAATGTTACAGTCTATGATCCTGTTAAAGATCAAGTTATCACAGAAGATTATGTACTGAATAAATTTGGCGTAAAATCAGATAAATTACTTGATGTTATGAGTTTAATTGGTGATCAATCTGATAATATTCCTGGTGTTAAAGGAATTGGAGTTAAGACCGCTGCTAAATTAATCAATGAATATGGAACATTGGATAATTTATTAACTAATACTGAAGGAATAACAAATCCGCGATTTCGCAACATGATAATGCAAAACAAGGAATCTGCTATTCTCTCACGGGAATTAATAACATTACACAAGGAACTTGATTTGAATATCTCAATTGATGATATGAAATATCTGAAACCAGATTTCAAAAAAGTATCTCATTTCCTTAGAAGATATGAATTGAACAGTATAATGACAAAGATGAAAAATAATGGATTTTTTGATTATATTGATTCAACAGATTCTATTTTACATAAAGAGACGTTACAAAATATCAAAGATTTTTCCATCAGGAGCGGTAAAATCACAATTGTCGAATCTGAAGGAGAGATAGTGGTGTGTACTTTGTCTGGGAGCGTTTTTTACCTTAACTCAGATAGTGAAATTGATGAATTCCTTGCGCCAATTTTAGCAGATCGTAGTGTACTCAAAATTTTTATTGATGCAAAAACTTTTCTAAAAAGATTCCATATTGTATCTTTTGTTGATCTACAAATAATGGCTTTTTGTTGCGATTCCATTGTACGTAATTTACAAAGAATTATATCGGATTTTTGCGATAACACTGTTCCAGATGATAAAGATAAACTATCGTTTTTGCTATTTAAAATATTTGATAATATAAAAAATATTCTGCAAAAAAATCAGACTTTACACATCTATCATAAAATAGATGGTGCATTAATTGAGTTGGTTACCTTAATGGAAATCAAGGGAATAAAACTTGATGTTAATAAAATAAAAGAATTATCAGATGAACTTACTAGTAAGATAAGTGTAGTTGAAAAGGATATTTTTAAAACAGTTGGCCGAGAATTTTTAATAGGTTCTGTTAAGCAATTAGGGGAAGCTCTGTTTGTAGATTTAAACCTTCCTAAATCTAAGAAATTAAAGTCTGGTGTTTATAGTACAGATGCTGATACTTTGGAAAAATTAGCGCATGAGGGATATGAGATAGCTGGTCTTGTACTAAAATGGCGTCATTTTTCTAAGTTAAGAAATACCTATACAGACAGCTTAGTGAAGCATGTTTCACCAACGACAGGAAGAATTCATGCTAATTTTAATATTAATGGCGCTGCCACAGGACGTATGAGCTCTAATAATCCTAATATGCAGAATATTCCTGTTGGAGATAGAGTCAGAGAGGCTTTTATAGCAGAATCAGGGAAAATATTTTTGACTGCTGATTATTCTCAGATAGAATTGCGATTGTTAGCATATATAGCAGATATTAAGGAACTAAAAGCCGCTTTAGAGCAAGGCATCGATATACATAAAGTTACCGCAAGTAGCGTTTTTGGTATTCCCATTGATGAGGTTACAAAAGAATACAGAAATAAAGCAAAAGCTATAAATTTCGGTATAATATACGGCATTACTCCTTTTGGCTTAGCAAAGAATGTAGGTATTACACAGGCAGAAGCAGTTCAATATATTGATAATTATTTTGCTACTTATCCTGGCATTAAGAGATATATGAATAACGCTCGTATTGGTATTAAGATGCGAGATTATGCTCAGACTTATTATGGAAGAAGATGTAATTTTAGCTATTCTTTAGGAGATAAAGGTTATATTGCTAATAATATTAGCGGTCTTATTGAGCGTTTTGCAATTAATGCACCAATACAGGGTACGGCAGCAGATATTATAAAGAAAGCCATGATTGAGGTTGCACATCATGATTTATTACGGAATTCTTTAGTTTTACAAGTTCATGATGAACTTGTCTTTGAATTTGCAAATGATAATTTGTTAGATAAAGCCAAATTAATAAAGGATATTATGAAAAATGCTAGTGAATTCCCCTTAGAGATTGATTGTAAAATGGGAAATAATTTGGGTAAATTAGAGGAATTTGCGTTGGAATAG
- a CDS encoding class I fructose-bisphosphate aldolase: MKSSVAVESILEHYSSDNPALIGNLRRILMQGKLGGTGKMVILPVDQGFEHGPDRSFMINEPAYDPEYHIKFALEAGFNAYAAPLGMLEAVARKYSGMIPMILKINNASKLFPEDLEPVQVVTSTVNDALRLGCSAIGLTLYPGSAEYLTMIDEVRTLINAAKNSGLAVVIWSYPRGGELEKRDENALDIISYGVHMACLLGATIVKAKPPANYVKDDILLDYGDISSLSSRVRIVKRSAFNGKRLVVFSGGASKSEKELLSEIEQIIEGGADGSIVGRNMFQRDIADANAVINKIFDKYSVENY, encoded by the coding sequence ATGAAATCTAGCGTTGCAGTAGAATCGATTTTGGAACATTATTCTTCGGATAATCCAGCTTTGATAGGGAATTTACGAAGAATATTAATGCAGGGAAAGTTAGGTGGAACTGGGAAGATGGTTATTCTTCCTGTTGACCAAGGTTTTGAGCATGGGCCAGATCGTAGTTTTATGATTAATGAACCTGCATATGATCCTGAATATCATATAAAATTTGCCTTAGAGGCCGGTTTTAACGCTTATGCAGCACCTCTGGGGATGCTAGAGGCAGTGGCTCGCAAATATTCTGGGATGATTCCTATGATATTGAAAATCAATAATGCTTCTAAACTTTTTCCTGAGGATTTGGAACCTGTACAAGTTGTAACTTCTACTGTTAATGATGCTCTACGATTAGGTTGTTCTGCGATAGGTTTAACATTATACCCGGGTTCTGCAGAATATCTGACAATGATTGATGAAGTGCGTACTCTTATTAATGCTGCAAAAAACAGCGGATTAGCTGTTGTGATTTGGTCATATCCACGGGGTGGAGAGCTAGAAAAAAGAGATGAAAATGCCTTGGATATTATAAGCTATGGTGTGCATATGGCGTGCCTTTTAGGCGCTACTATTGTTAAAGCTAAACCTCCTGCTAACTACGTTAAAGACGATATATTATTAGATTATGGAGATATATCTTCTCTTTCAAGTAGAGTTAGAATAGTTAAAAGATCTGCATTTAATGGAAAGAGATTGGTAGTTTTTTCTGGTGGTGCAAGTAAATCTGAGAAAGAATTATTGTCTGAGATTGAACAGATAATCGAAGGTGGTGCAGATGGATCAATTGTTGGGCGAAATATGTTTCAACGGGACATTGCGGATGCTAATGCTGTAATAAATAAAATATTTGATAAATATTCTGTAGAAAATTACTAG